The sequence below is a genomic window from Alphaproteobacteria bacterium.
TTAAAGGACGGGGAATGTTATTGCTGGTAATCTTAAGCGTGTCTATGTTCCCGCAGGTAGCCGTGCTTTCAGGCATGTTCGAGCTTATTCAGATGTTAGGAATTTATAACACTCGTACTGGGTTAGTATTAGCGTATATGCTATTTACATTGCCATTTACCGTGTGGATTTTAACAACGTTTATGCGCGAACTTCCCAAAGAGTTGGAAGAAGCGGCAATTGTAGATGGCGCTAGCCCGTGGGTGATTATTACCAAAGTATTTTTACCATTGCTAGGGCCTGTATTTGCAACAACGGGTTTGCTGGCGTTTATTGCTGCGTGGAACGAATTTTTATTCGCACTTACATTTACACTCACCAACGATATGCGCACAGTTCCTGTAGCGATTTCATTGATGTCTGGTAATAGCCAGCACGAGCTACCATGGGGAAGCTTAATGGCTGCATCGGTTATTGTTACCGTACCGCTGATTATTCTGGTGCTGATTTTCCAAAAACGCATTGTTTCTGGCCTTACTGCTGGCGCGGTGAAGGGGTAAGTTATGGCAAATACGGCTTCTGCGCTACAACCTTCCGAAAATAATACCCATTTACCTGCCCATGAATGGTGGCGTGGCGGGGTGATTTATCAAATTTACCCACGTAGCTTTGCGGATAGTAACAACGATGGTATTGGTGATCTGGCAGGCATTACCGAAAAAATGCCTTACATAAAATCATTGGGAGTAGATGCGATATGGATTTCGCCTTTCTTTAAATCTCCCATGAAAGATTTCGGATACGATGTGTCGGATTACGAAGATATTGATCCGATTTTTGGCACAATGGAAGATTTTGATGCCATGATAAAAGCGGCTAGCAAGCATCATATACAAGTGATGATTGATTTGGTTTTGAACCATACATCTAACGAACATCCATGGTTTATCGAAAGCCGCTCTAGCCGGGATAATGCTAAAGCAGATTGGTATGTATGGGCAGATCCAAAACCCGATGGATGCCCACCAAATAATTGGATGTCGATTTTTGGGGGCAGTGCATGGGAGTGGGATTCTACCCGTAGGCAGTATTATTTGCATAACTTTTTGCGTAGCCAGCCCGACCTTAACTTCCACAACCCTGACGTTCAGAAGGCGATGTTAGATGTGGTGCGCTTCTGGCTCGAAAAAGGTGTGCATGGCTTCCGTTTAGACACGGTAAATTTTTATTTTCATGATACCAAACTGCGTAATAACCCTGCGCATAAAGTTCAGGCATCGCGGAACGATGTGCCGGATTCTAATCCGTATGGAATGCAAAATCATACATATGATAAATCTCGCCCTGAGAATTTAGCTTTTTTAGAGACGTTGCGTAAATTGACCGAT
It includes:
- a CDS encoding alpha-amylase family glycosyl hydrolase, producing the protein MANTASALQPSENNTHLPAHEWWRGGVIYQIYPRSFADSNNDGIGDLAGITEKMPYIKSLGVDAIWISPFFKSPMKDFGYDVSDYEDIDPIFGTMEDFDAMIKAASKHHIQVMIDLVLNHTSNEHPWFIESRSSRDNAKADWYVWADPKPDGCPPNNWMSIFGGSAWEWDSTRRQYYLHNFLRSQPDLNFHNPDVQKAMLDVVRFWLEKGVHGFRLDTVNFYFHDTKLRNNPAHKVQASRNDVPDSNPYGMQNHTYDKSRPENLAFLETLRKLTDEYAHTTMVGEIGDDRAVRLMAEYTRKNKRLHMAYSFSLLSPRFGAAYVRKTVEEHESTLGSGWPCWAFSNHDVTRVISRWGKDSHDNAVLAKLLVALLCTLRGSVCIYQGEELGLPEADVPYERLQDPYGITFWPEYKGRDGCRTPMPWQTKAAHGGFSEVEPW
- a CDS encoding carbohydrate ABC transporter permease — its product is MAEQQIIDRGARYRLKKQINQVLFWVLMTFIVLYSVFPFYWAIVSSLKESADLFTVEFWPDNVTLQNYVNVFKEQPFGQNIVNSVMVSLSTVILCLFLSVTAAYALGRVSFKGRGMLLLVILSVSMFPQVAVLSGMFELIQMLGIYNTRTGLVLAYMLFTLPFTVWILTTFMRELPKELEEAAIVDGASPWVIITKVFLPLLGPVFATTGLLAFIAAWNEFLFALTFTLTNDMRTVPVAISLMSGNSQHELPWGSLMAASVIVTVPLIILVLIFQKRIVSGLTAGAVKG